ctaaTAGATAGAGATTATATGACTATATGTATAATTTGATGTACTATATGGTCCATCGGTGTAATTTACTTTGCTACATACTTCAcacatttattttttattattttagtaaCGGTCTggtcaattattttttttttttattacaaacaCACACATCCACTTTGGTTCATGACAAAGTTATGATCACTTTGGTTCATGACAAGGTTATGAGACTTCTTTACAAACACACACATCCACTTTATATTCACTCAGTTTCGAAataaacatctcatttgattttttagagtctttcctttataaattttaactttaaatatttttatttgtgctatTTATAATATTTGTTAAAAATTATATAAATGGATTCGGTTTTAAAAATGTGTTTTCATTGATATATCTTTTATTAAATATTgtataacacaaacaaaaatatttaaagttaaaaTTGTACAACCAAAACATAAAAAGTGAAGTGGGACAATAATTTTGAGATGGTAGCAGTAACCCTTTGTACATTTTCTAaatttattaaaatattatatgacataaattaaaatatttaaagtcaaaattgtataaaagaaaaaaaaacataaaatgTGAAAGTGGAATAGTAATTTTTAAATAGTGGGAAAAAAACATAAAAAGTGAAAGCGGAACAGTAATTTTGAAATAGTGGGAGTAACCCTTTATACATTTTCCAAATTCAATtgcatattaataaatgaattctTCCTATTTTCACACCTAAGAAAAATCATTAAACAAttttaatcttttaaaaatataaaaattagagAAAGTCAAAAAATTAGAGAAAATCAAAAATTAGATAAAACAAAAATATAGAGAAAAAAAATGAACAATCTTTCAAAAAGAACTCTAAAGATTAATTAGTTCTTTAAATTAGCAAGGGACAAGTTCTATTGACTCCATATCATCCTTACTCACTTTCAAAGTTAGCTCCTCTGCTCTCTTAGCTTGATCCCTCCAATCAGTTTTAATCAGAGTGTATATCATCAACAATGAACATACAATCTGTGATGCAACCATTCCTAACCACAATCCCTGGTAACCAAGCCTCAAAACGAAAGCCAACGCTATCGAAATAGGCAGCCCAATAAGATAAAATGCTGCAAGATTGATCCTAACCCCGGTTTTAGGTCTGGCCGAACCACTCAATACGCCACATGCAGCCGTTTGCAACGCGTTTCCAACCTCAGCAAGACCAATTAGTGGTAATGTAGAAGAAAGCAAGATAAGGATTTGTGATTCATTAGTATACAATATTCCAAGTACATTTCTTAAAGAAATATATAATGTAAAGATAAAAAGTCCATATATAACCGCTATGTACAGCCCAATTGCTGCAGCCCATCTTGCACGAGTCGGTTGACCTCCTCCTAACTCATGCCCTACGCGTTGTGATATACTTAAACTCAAAGAAAATGGCAACACATAAACAATGCCGGTTAATTGCATTATAATTCCGGTTGCAGCCACACAAGATTGAGGattttcaagtaatccactaagaaaAAGAAGGATTTCATACAACCACCATTCTAAACAAACCGAACAAACACTAGGGATCGATAAGCTTAACAATGGCCCCCAACCTCTTAAAAACGACGCCATATTAGTCTTTGTAGTCCATGGATTAAGTGCTACTTTTGACATGTAAACATAAAGGACTAATCCAatattcatgttatatgtaaaccAAGTAGAAGACAAGGCAATGCCTTTAATTCCTAGCTTTAAATACATAACAAGAAAGTAATTAATAGGGAGGTGTAGAATAGTGACACAAGTAGCAACAATTGTCGTAGCTGAGTGTAGCCCTTGTGTCCTCAAAAAGGACCGAAGCGGTAAAAGATGAGCCAGGGCCGGTAGTTCGGGGAGAGAAAAGACTAAATAAGTAGCGGCGACTTTTGTGATAACATGGTCTTGACCGAAAACATGTAAGACGGGCTCGATGTTAAGCCAAAGCAAAGTAATGGGGATGGAAGTTAACAAGAGTAGGAATAAGGTTTTAAGGTAAGTTTGGCTAAGGATTGGGAACTTTTTGGCACCAAAGGCTTGAAAACAAATTGGGTCCATTCCCATGCATAGTCCTTTCATGATTGACATACATGTAATATTTGCAAAACCAATGGCTAAAACTACTCCAGCTAATTCAGATTTACCCATGTGGCTTAAGAAAAGCATTGAGATTATGGACTTTAAGAATAAAAGGTATGTGGTTGTTGCCACAGGACATGCTGATGTTGCTAGCAATATTAACTCTTCCAGCACCTAAATCCATGAACAAAGAATGTATTAGTCTCCATATTAAAAGACTAATGCTAATAATAGTGACGAACGCATCGTCCAAATCCCTTATATCTGTCTTATATGTGTGGAACCTGGTCTTTTTCGGTGCAAGGATATAGGAGGACCCTATAGGCTAGGTTGAATTATTTTTTTTAAGTACAACTTAAATTATACATGAAACCACGATAAGACATCATAAATAATTTTAAATCAATTTTGAAAGAAAACATTCATTCTGtagaaatttttttataaaataccATTCAAATTGTATAGGACCACGTGAGATTTTCATACTAGAATCATGAGtggcgaatatatatatatatatatatatatatatatatatatatatatatatatatatatatatatatatatatatatagggtaatgATCCCATGAGAACCATTCTCATTTTAAATTTAGTGAGAATACTTTTTAACCACACAATTCATTAACAAAATAAAAGGTAATTAGGATATTTCTCTTCTTAAAAAATTAACTTCCTAATTTTTCTCAAAGAAATCTTCATCCCCAATTGTTTAATTAAGGTTGCCTAATAAATCTTTTAGGAAATTACGTATCACTATTTCGACAAAGATGCATATAGATGGTGGCTTGACATGGATGCAAAGAAAATGACGCACTATAGGCAAACATCGTGACTGCATGACAAAAACATTTTTTTACCACATAATTCTttctcccaaaaaaaaaaaaaaacttaaaaatataaaaactatatgcATCCATTAAAAAGCTTAAACATTATTTACATCCCTAAAATAAATGATTAGCATCCCAATATAAACAAATGCATCTACAACATTGGCCGGGATGCAACTAAATCGTTTGATTTGATTGTGTCATCTCTTGTTAAACTATTGCTAGTCATTGCTTTTGCAAATGAGTATCATGTGCAATTATAATATTTGAGACGAGAATGATACATAGCATTATTAGGGATAAAAATTATGTTTAAActtaaataaattttattatcaaatGCGTCTTGAATTGTGGGTGAGATATTTACGGATGGGATGTGAAACCGCAATTCCGTTAATGCCTTAGAAATAATTTTTAATTCaactaattatttaattaattagttattagtcAAATTAACTAGTGGTTCAAAATTGTTCTCACAAAAATTTAAAATGAGAATGTTCTCATttgaatacatttatatatatatatatatatatatatatatatatatatatatatatatatatatatatatatatatatatatatatatatatatatagtggtaggatcaagagagaagtaaccaatcgggggaagcggggagaagcaaaaatttttttttttttcgttttttgaaaaaactttgttcacgaacattatagatgagatgaaaatatgaacacttagtagagacactttgtgataaatgtttttattttggcgggaaaacgctcgaagaagtaatatataacaattatcgtgtttttcgagcgtatgctgaggttttagctattggggtttatatattagggtttagatattagggtttatagggtttagatattagggtttagaaatttagggtttagatttaggatttagattgagtttttaacacgaacggtttagagtttaaggtttagggtttggtattttgcgTTTATAAAATAAAACCAAAACaagaaaccctaaaccctaaactctaaatcgggctaaattttacttcacaaaacatgaagaaaaaaaaaacattcatatttttcacgaacaatattatcttgaatgttatttttgtcgatcttttttctgcctaaataataacattcatcacgaagtgtctcttctaaatgttcatattttcgtgtgatcttgatgccggaaaaaaaaatccaaaagaaacgaaaaaaaataaaatttttacttcctcccgcttccccccgattggttacttccccattgatcctatatatatatatatatatatatatatatatatatatatatatatatatatatatatatatatatatatatatatatatataacacagatGATCATAATATCACATAATTCAAGTTAACCTAATACACACACACTATTAAATATAATATGATTATAATGTTAAATTAGATTACTTTGATGCTTATTAAAGAATTGATGATGTATATCCGTACGGTTAGAGGTTGAATCCGTGCGGTTAGAGGTTGAATCCGTGCAGTTATAAATGATATGGATTGATGATATGGTTTGAAATTGTATGCATACGGGTTGAATGTATCCGTATAAAGTGATAGGGATAGAGGTTGAAATTGATACAAGTTTGTAATGATGCGGGTTGGGTGTATCTGTAAGGTTTGATGCGGATAGAGGCTTACAGATGAAGTTCTTCAGTTCGTTAGAATTCCGGTGAGACAGTTACGGTGGTGCATGGCGGAGCTACGGTGGCCggagtaataaaaaaaaaattcgaattaagGCTTCAAAATTAACAAAAAGGTGCGTATTTTGATCCTAAACTCTTTTCTATaactgtttttttttattttagaatcaCAACAGATTAATGAAAACGATTCAAAACGTTTTTTGACATTCTCGAACTGTAATTTGATGATTTCGAATTCATTTATGTTTTTGAATAAATTCAATTGCAGTAGGTTCTATAGGATCTAATACACCTTCGACATTTGAATTTACATGACTTGGTACACTAAAATATAGAGTTTAATTTCGCACATAAAACCAAAAGAACAGAGACTTCAAGTATGAAAAAAAATCGATTAGGAACACGAATTTTCTGCAGTAGATCGACTAGGACTAGCCTATTCTGCTCTGATACGACATGTTTGGATTAGAAATCGTTTAATTCGTGTTCTAGGTTAGAATCGATATATATCAGAGTATATGTATTCGTATATGTACTGTGTGTATGTATGTGAACTGTGATCAATGATGAAgatgattgatgaagatgatgattaacataTACAAATAAGTAGCAATAGATCACAGAGTGTCGAAATTCATTAGGTGTAAGGATTATTACAAAGGTGTCGGTTTAGAGAGAAAAGTCTGTGTTCAAGGTGTTTGTGTATGTGTAAAGTGAGGGAAAAACTTAAGTGAGCTATGCGAGGATGGTGTATTTATACCTCATACACCACCTCATTACAATCACTAAACAACATCTACAATGCACATTATAATTTGGACTTAACAATAGAGATTCTTATCATGATCTTCTCTACAATATATCATTAAATTTAATTCAATGTACTGAAAACTTATTTATGTACAGCCAACTTAATTATATCTTGCATTCCTTAGCTATCATCATAAATAAGCTACACTTGAtcgaaattatatgttatatacaattatattacaggcaacttatataatttttcatgCACATGCATGATGCATAATTAAATGTACAGTTCAACATGATTTCTTCCCTCATGCTTTGAATTTAAGTAATTATATTTAACCAAGAGTGCATTACTTTTAAATAAGGAAAGATTAGAATCATGTGATGCTTATAACATTGGTTCAAATGACAAATAAACATATCTAAGGTACGTAACTGATATTTTAAATAAACAAAAAGCAGACTTGTTGGTATGTACCACAACCCTTTTTTTATTAATCTACGAGATTAAAAAGAAAATTTCTATAACAAATACAAGTTGAAAAGTGAAAATGCAACTCAAGCAAATAAACAAATACATGATTTATGTCCTATTATTTGGTGTAAATTATATAATAGCACTTAGGTGTCTTTTTCACCACCCTTTTTCTACACTTTTGTGGTCCGGAAAAAGGTTTTCAGAATCTTTTATAACGCAAAAGTTGATGGTCCAAAGACTTTTATTCATTTGTGGTATGTTATTGGAACTAAGTTATTGCTCGATCACAATGGGTGTGTTGATCCACTGCGTCTTATCTATCGTAGTTTATGCTAACTCGACGTATAATATACTTAATAGTATAGCTTGTACTTACTACAGATAGATAAGTTTGCTCATAGTGCTGGCATTACTAATTAAGAGTTATGTG
This genomic stretch from Rutidosis leptorrhynchoides isolate AG116_Rl617_1_P2 chromosome 11, CSIRO_AGI_Rlap_v1, whole genome shotgun sequence harbors:
- the LOC139874758 gene encoding protein DETOXIFICATION 53-like is translated as MCLMDGKQGVPQNETSDSVIVIDNEKIKHKQEPLKIIQDNDIHGVEDNFGHALPQRVLLNKVLEELILLATSACPVATTTYLLFLKSIISMLFLSHMGKSELAGVVLAIGFANITCMSIMKGLCMGMDPICFQAFGAKKFPILSQTYLKTLFLLLLTSIPITLLWLNIEPVLHVFGQDHVITKVAATYLVFSLPELPALAHLLPLRSFLRTQGLHSATTIVATCVTILHLPINYFLVMYLKLGIKGIALSSTWFTYNMNIGLVLYVYMSKVALNPWTTKTNMASFLRGWGPLLSLSIPSVCSVCLEWWLYEILLFLSGLLENPQSCVAATGIIMQLTGIVYVLPFSLSLSISQRVGHELGGGQPTRARWAAAIGLYIAVIYGLFIFTLYISLRNVLGILYTNESQILILLSSTLPLIGLAEVGNALQTAACGVLSGSARPKTGVRINLAAFYLIGLPISIALAFVLRLGYQGLWLGMVASQIVCSLLMIYTLIKTDWRDQAKRAEELTLKVSKDDMESIELVPC